The Allocatelliglobosispora scoriae genome contains a region encoding:
- a CDS encoding YkvA family protein: MSREAWIAVAIVVAIIAAVTIFGAVKLARRLWKTKKTLNELGAGGNWVFWGAMAYTIFPIDILPDPIYLDDMGVLGAALIYLTRLVQKKRAAGAFPHARTETRQVEQRRR, encoded by the coding sequence ATGTCACGCGAGGCCTGGATCGCGGTCGCCATCGTCGTGGCGATCATCGCAGCCGTCACCATCTTCGGCGCGGTGAAGCTGGCGCGGCGGCTGTGGAAGACGAAAAAGACCCTCAACGAGCTGGGCGCGGGCGGCAACTGGGTGTTCTGGGGAGCGATGGCCTACACGATCTTCCCGATCGACATCCTGCCGGACCCGATCTACCTGGACGACATGGGGGTTCTCGGCGCCGCGCTCATCTACCTCACCCGCCTGGTCCAGAAGAAACGCGCGGCCGGCGCGTTTCCGCACGCCCGCACCGAGACGCGCCAGGTCGAGCAGCGCCGACGCTGA
- a CDS encoding Pr6Pr family membrane protein yields MRAAASFRGLTALSALAGIVLLLIHTGGDPASLIYFTVQSNALVAVVFALAALGRVPVSIRGAATLYIVITGTVYHLVLTNPGSPFFTVDPGAHTVHNFLLHTLTPLLAAVDWLLLNRDKTPWWYAGSWLAYPLAYLAFALIRGAVVHKYPYPFLDAGELGYLGVTISSLVFAVLFFLLGLALIGLGGLARRFRPGAVEPAGA; encoded by the coding sequence ATGCGTGCCGCCGCCTCGTTTCGAGGGCTCACCGCCCTGTCCGCCCTCGCCGGGATCGTGCTCCTGCTGATCCACACCGGCGGCGATCCGGCGTCGCTGATCTACTTCACGGTGCAGAGCAACGCGCTGGTCGCGGTCGTCTTCGCCCTCGCCGCGCTCGGCCGGGTGCCGGTCTCGATCCGCGGCGCGGCCACCCTCTACATCGTCATCACCGGCACCGTCTACCACCTGGTGCTGACGAACCCGGGGAGCCCGTTCTTCACCGTCGACCCGGGCGCGCACACGGTGCACAACTTCCTGCTCCACACGCTCACACCATTGCTCGCGGCCGTCGACTGGCTGCTCCTCAACAGAGACAAGACCCCCTGGTGGTACGCCGGAAGCTGGCTCGCCTACCCGCTCGCCTATCTCGCCTTCGCGCTCATCCGAGGCGCCGTCGTGCACAAGTACCCCTACCCGTTCCTCGACGCCGGTGAGCTGGGCTACCTCGGGGTCACCATCAGCTCGCTCGTCTTCGCGGTGCTCTTCTTCCTGCTGGGGCTGGCCCTGATCGGGCTCGGTGGGCTGGCCCGCCGCTTCCGTCCCGGCGCCGTGGAGCCCGCCGGGGCATAG
- a CDS encoding SDR family NAD(P)-dependent oxidoreductase gives MTSPRTIVITGGSSGIGLAAARRFAAQGDEVVLIGRHPQRLAKAVERVREAGGRTPRSYRADFAVLDEVRALGERLNADLDRIDVLANNAGALVPLTRRTADGLDLTMQVNHLAGFLLTHLVLDLLRAGAPARVITTASLAEAWGWLDVDRPGASPLRFRSRWLAYGASKQANILFTVEAARRWGGDGIAATSFFPGLVQSRFGRTSVLFTIARVIPGLIRSTAGGADTLVWLADGEEGLMSGGYFAYRSPFPATPRSTDPDRAARLWEASLAAVGLPSTDSTSS, from the coding sequence GTGACCAGCCCGAGAACGATCGTCATCACCGGGGGCAGCTCCGGCATCGGGCTCGCCGCCGCACGCCGGTTCGCCGCGCAGGGCGACGAGGTGGTGCTCATCGGCCGACACCCGCAGCGGCTGGCGAAGGCCGTCGAGCGGGTCCGGGAGGCCGGCGGGCGGACGCCGCGCAGCTACCGGGCCGACTTCGCGGTCCTCGACGAGGTGCGGGCGCTCGGAGAACGCCTCAACGCCGACCTCGACCGCATCGACGTGCTGGCCAACAACGCCGGTGCGCTGGTGCCGCTCACCCGGCGTACCGCCGATGGTCTCGATCTGACGATGCAGGTGAACCACCTGGCCGGATTCCTGCTGACGCACCTGGTGCTCGACCTGCTCAGGGCCGGCGCGCCGGCCAGGGTGATCACGACGGCCTCGCTCGCGGAGGCCTGGGGCTGGCTCGACGTGGACCGGCCCGGCGCGAGCCCGCTGCGGTTTCGCAGCCGGTGGCTGGCCTACGGTGCCAGCAAGCAGGCGAACATCCTGTTCACCGTCGAGGCGGCCCGCAGGTGGGGCGGCGACGGCATCGCCGCGACCAGCTTCTTCCCCGGCCTGGTGCAGTCGCGCTTCGGCCGGACCAGCGTGCTGTTCACCATCGCGCGGGTGATCCCGGGTCTGATCCGCTCGACGGCCGGTGGCGCGGACACCCTGGTCTGGCTCGCCGACGGCGAGGAGGGGCTCATGTCGGGCGGCTACTTCGCCTACCGCTCGCCCTTCCCCGCGACGCCCCGCTCCACCGACCCCGACCGCGCCGCCCGCCTGTGGGAGGCGAGCCTCGCCGCGGTCGGCCTTCCATCCACGGACAGCACCAGCTCTTGA
- a CDS encoding ABC transporter permease: protein MSVLTATPATTPRLRGGRARTMVERNLMIYRHTWIVLVAEIFEPLLYLVAFGVGIGMLVGDVPGLHDATITYPQFVAPALLATAAMNGAMNETTFNMYSKLTTDHTYESILTTPMTVRSVALGEICWALLRGFGVSGAFLGVVAAFGLVHSPWALLALPGALLIGFAFAAIGLLTVTFLRSYHDFQLIQLVMLPMFLFATTFYPLGVYPRPIQIIVEFLPLYHAIELVRDPFLGAPSTDMLIAAAYLAVLGVAALLLAIRRLGSTLRR, encoded by the coding sequence ATGAGTGTCCTGACCGCCACCCCGGCGACCACGCCGCGACTGCGGGGCGGCCGTGCCCGCACGATGGTCGAGCGCAACCTGATGATCTACCGCCACACCTGGATCGTCCTGGTGGCAGAGATCTTCGAGCCGCTGCTCTACCTCGTCGCCTTCGGTGTGGGCATCGGCATGCTCGTCGGCGACGTGCCGGGGCTGCACGACGCGACCATCACCTATCCGCAGTTCGTCGCACCGGCCCTGCTGGCGACCGCCGCGATGAACGGTGCGATGAACGAGACCACCTTCAACATGTACAGCAAGCTCACCACCGACCACACCTACGAGTCGATCCTCACCACGCCGATGACGGTGCGGTCGGTGGCGCTCGGCGAGATCTGCTGGGCGCTGCTGCGTGGGTTCGGGGTCTCCGGCGCCTTCCTCGGCGTCGTCGCGGCGTTCGGGCTGGTCCACTCGCCGTGGGCGCTGCTCGCGCTGCCCGGTGCGCTGCTCATCGGCTTCGCCTTCGCCGCGATCGGGCTGCTGACCGTGACGTTCCTGCGGTCCTACCACGACTTCCAGCTCATCCAGCTGGTGATGCTGCCGATGTTCCTCTTCGCGACGACGTTCTACCCGCTGGGCGTCTATCCCCGGCCGATCCAGATCATCGTCGAGTTCCTGCCGCTCTACCACGCCATCGAGCTGGTGCGGGACCCGTTCCTCGGCGCACCGAGCACCGACATGCTGATCGCCGCCGCCTATCTGGCGGTCCTCGGTGTCGCCGCGCTGCTGCTGGCGATCCGCCGCCTCGGCAGCACGCTGCGCCGGTAG
- a CDS encoding ABC transporter permease: MSTGTPLSAPALRELRYWLFRYRRTWRGTIVINVVNPLLFLTAIGIGLGRLITGGDALPGYSYLEFVVPGLLVAAAMQTTYIEAAGPVFQSVRGRKNYLAAAATPMSPSDILYGHLLYIVIRVATTALAFGAVAAAMGALPVGRGVLVVLSGVLVGAAFATTVAALAVTVKRASTMQAIFRFVIMSMYMLSGTFFPLDDLTPALRWLAQLTPLWHGVELARGFALGTATAGGVAVHTAYLLVMALVGLLIARRTFRKNLYV, from the coding sequence ATGTCCACGGGCACCCCCCTGTCCGCCCCGGCACTGCGCGAGCTGCGCTACTGGCTCTTCCGCTATCGCCGCACCTGGCGCGGCACGATCGTCATCAACGTCGTCAACCCGCTGCTCTTCCTCACCGCGATCGGCATCGGGCTCGGCCGGCTCATCACCGGCGGCGACGCCCTTCCCGGCTACTCCTACCTGGAGTTCGTGGTGCCGGGGCTGCTGGTGGCGGCGGCGATGCAGACCACCTACATCGAAGCGGCCGGGCCGGTCTTCCAGTCGGTGCGGGGACGCAAGAACTACCTCGCCGCAGCGGCCACGCCGATGAGCCCCTCGGACATCCTCTACGGGCACCTGCTCTACATCGTCATCAGGGTCGCGACGACCGCGCTGGCCTTCGGTGCGGTCGCCGCGGCCATGGGCGCCCTGCCGGTGGGGCGAGGCGTGCTGGTGGTGCTCTCCGGCGTACTCGTCGGCGCTGCCTTCGCGACCACCGTCGCGGCCCTGGCCGTGACGGTGAAGCGGGCCTCCACCATGCAGGCGATCTTCCGCTTCGTCATCATGTCGATGTACATGCTCTCCGGCACGTTCTTCCCGCTGGACGACCTCACGCCCGCGCTGCGCTGGCTCGCCCAGCTCACGCCACTGTGGCACGGGGTGGAGCTGGCCCGGGGCTTCGCGCTCGGCACCGCGACCGCCGGCGGCGTCGCGGTCCACACCGCCTACCTGCTGGTGATGGCGCTGGTCGGGCTGCTGATCGCCCGCCGCACCTTCCGCAAGAACCTCTATGTCTAG
- a CDS encoding lectin-like domain-containing protein, whose translation MARRARTLLHALAALTIAVSAGLVLESPAWAAAFPIDEPFSGATTNNPDWVFTDKARLTDEGDGWLHLTGTGTFEAGTAVLNDAFSTELGVNVEFEYATWGGIDLGGHRADGFSFFLMDGTFPPSIGQSGGGLGYTGIQGGYVGVGFDEFGNFSGGLGGPGQQPDTIAIRGSYAASPNWAWLTNAPGPNGSVETGDRAGFRKVRITITPNAPGQTMLSIFSDSGPGTAMVPVISDYNVATAPGQPVLPDTFKLGFSGSTGGGTNNHEIRNLVVTVPTDLSVTKTGTATVDPRGQVTYTVIARNDYMNPVSGAVITDTVPAGLTDVTWTCSGGAGASCGQPSGTGNDISVTAAMESNTGVTLTITGTAADAAAGTTITNTAVVTAPADRTDLDPTNNTASTDTAVNQFMDLVVEKKLTSASPLVFGQDATYDITVTNNGPAAASGVVLTDTIPAAFDPATVTAPGCTVSGTTLTCALGNLPAGATRVVHLTATVGGDATACAERDVTQSASASGTNADRTPDDASDTVTTPCEVPVSLAVTKTGAASVTAGGSLVYTVTVTNTGSFAAPATAITDTVPGSLIDVVWTCPACTPASGSGNAISTTAAVPAGGSTVLTITGTPTQPGSVTNTASVTPCARCAAQGVGPLSASVTTEVGGEPIPITGVPVGTIALSGAGLLIAGTATVLITRRRRSS comes from the coding sequence ATGGCACGACGGGCGAGAACGCTGTTGCACGCGCTGGCGGCGCTGACGATCGCGGTCTCGGCGGGCCTGGTGCTGGAGTCGCCGGCCTGGGCGGCGGCGTTCCCGATCGACGAGCCCTTCAGCGGTGCCACGACCAATAACCCCGACTGGGTCTTCACCGACAAGGCACGCCTCACCGACGAGGGCGACGGCTGGCTGCACCTCACCGGCACCGGCACGTTCGAGGCGGGCACCGCGGTCCTCAACGACGCCTTCTCCACCGAACTCGGTGTCAACGTGGAGTTCGAGTACGCCACCTGGGGCGGCATCGACCTCGGCGGGCACCGCGCCGACGGCTTCTCGTTCTTCCTCATGGACGGCACCTTCCCGCCCTCGATCGGGCAGTCCGGCGGCGGCCTCGGCTACACCGGCATCCAGGGCGGATACGTCGGTGTCGGCTTCGACGAGTTCGGCAACTTCTCCGGCGGCCTCGGCGGACCCGGCCAGCAGCCCGACACGATCGCGATCCGCGGCTCCTACGCCGCCAGCCCCAACTGGGCGTGGCTGACGAACGCGCCGGGGCCCAACGGCAGCGTCGAGACCGGCGACCGGGCCGGGTTCCGCAAGGTACGCATCACGATCACGCCCAACGCACCCGGCCAGACGATGCTGTCGATCTTCTCCGACAGCGGTCCCGGCACGGCCATGGTGCCGGTGATCAGCGACTACAACGTGGCGACCGCGCCGGGCCAGCCCGTGCTGCCGGACACCTTCAAGCTCGGCTTCAGCGGCTCCACCGGCGGCGGCACCAACAACCACGAGATCCGCAACCTCGTCGTCACCGTCCCGACCGACCTCTCCGTCACCAAGACGGGGACCGCCACCGTCGACCCCCGCGGCCAGGTCACCTACACCGTGATCGCGCGCAACGACTACATGAACCCGGTCTCCGGCGCCGTCATCACCGACACCGTCCCGGCCGGGCTCACCGACGTCACCTGGACGTGCAGCGGCGGCGCGGGCGCCTCGTGCGGGCAGCCATCGGGCACGGGCAACGACATCAGCGTCACCGCGGCGATGGAGTCCAACACCGGGGTCACCCTCACCATCACCGGCACCGCGGCCGACGCGGCGGCGGGCACGACCATCACCAACACGGCGGTCGTCACGGCACCGGCCGACCGGACGGACCTCGACCCGACCAACAACACCGCGAGCACGGACACCGCGGTCAACCAGTTCATGGACCTCGTCGTCGAGAAGAAGCTGACGAGCGCGTCACCGCTCGTCTTCGGGCAGGACGCGACCTATGACATCACGGTCACCAACAACGGCCCCGCCGCCGCTTCCGGAGTTGTCCTGACGGACACGATCCCGGCCGCGTTCGACCCGGCGACCGTCACCGCACCCGGCTGCACCGTCTCGGGCACCACACTGACCTGCGCACTCGGCAACCTGCCAGCGGGTGCCACGCGGGTCGTCCACCTCACCGCGACCGTCGGCGGCGACGCGACCGCCTGTGCGGAGCGCGACGTCACGCAGAGCGCGTCGGCGTCCGGGACCAACGCCGACCGGACCCCCGACGACGCCAGCGACACCGTCACCACCCCCTGCGAGGTACCGGTGTCGCTCGCCGTGACGAAGACCGGCGCGGCGTCCGTGACCGCCGGCGGATCTCTCGTCTACACCGTGACGGTGACCAACACCGGCAGCTTCGCGGCACCGGCGACGGCGATCACCGACACGGTGCCGGGCTCGCTGATCGATGTGGTCTGGACCTGCCCGGCCTGCACACCCGCGAGCGGGAGCGGCAACGCGATCAGCACGACGGCCGCAGTTCCGGCGGGCGGCTCGACGGTTCTCACCATCACCGGGACGCCGACGCAGCCCGGGTCCGTGACCAACACCGCCTCGGTGACGCCCTGCGCGCGGTGTGCCGCCCAAGGGGTCGGGCCGCTCTCCGCCAGCGTCACCACCGAGGTCGGCGGGGAGCCGATCCCGATCACGGGTGTGCCGGTGGGCACCATCGCGCTCAGCGGCGCGGGACTGCTCATCGCGGGCACCGCCACCGTCCTGATCACCCGCCGCCGCCGCTCCAGCTGA